In the Nicotiana tabacum cultivar K326 chromosome 16, ASM71507v2, whole genome shotgun sequence genome, one interval contains:
- the LOC107823370 gene encoding protein CELLULOSE SYNTHASE INTERACTIVE 3-like isoform X1, with protein sequence MSKSSSPELRDRKVSSSSQKTSEANETAEMDDPEKTMSRVAELIEQLHGNKSSSHEKELTTARLLGISKARKEARGLICSHGQAMPLFIFIMRNGTPLAKVNVAATLCVLCKDDDLRLKVLLGGCIPPLLSLLKSDSTEARKAAAEAIFQVSSSGLSDDPIGTKIFVTERVVPTLWEQLNPKQKQDKTVEGFVTGALRNLCGDKDGHWKATLEGGGVDIIVGLLSSDNASAQSNAASLLARVMLAFGDSIPKIIDSGAIKALLSLLHQKNDVTVRASAAEALEVLSLKSTKAKKAIVDSQGVPILIGAVVAPSKECMQGEGGEMLQWHTIKALSNICGGMCALVLYLGELSQSPRLAAPVADIIGALAYALMVFELNAEEEPFDATKIENILIMLLKPRDNKLVQERLLEAMASLYGNAYLSNLVHQSESKKVLTGLITMASGDVQEYLILSLIQLCCDDVSVWDAIGKREGIQLLISLLGLSSEQHQEYAVEMLAILTDQVDDSKWAITAAGGIPPLVQLLEMGSQKAKEDAAHVMYNLCCHSEDIRACVESAGAIHSFLWLLKNGGPKGQEASARTLTKLIATADSATINQLLVLLKGDSPSSKAHIIKVLGHVLTMASQNDLVRKGAAANEGLRSLVKVLNSSNEKTQEYAASVLADIFSTRHDICDSLATDEVVNPCMKLLTSNTPVVATQSARALGALSRPTKAKSTTKMPYIAEGDVRPLIKLAKTASIDSAETAIAALANLLSDPEIAAEALAEDVVSALTRVLGEGSFEGKKNASRALHQLLMHFPVGDVLIGTAQCRFAVLAIAESLKAMNADGTDAADALDAIALLARTKQGTHLSYNPWTALAEVPSSLEPLIHYLCEGSPLVQDKVIEILSRLCGDQPILLGDLLVSRSRSIGALADRIMNSSSLEVRVGGTALVICAAKEHKVQSMDALYASGYLKPLIYALVDMMKKNSNCSSLEIEVRTPRGFTERTPFGEENEFEVPDPATVLGGTVALWLLSIITSFHINSKSTVVEAGGLEALADKLARHTSTLQAEFEDAEGMWISALLLSILFQDADVVSSPTTMRFIPLLAYLLKSDEMIDRFFAAQAIASLVCQRDKGINLIIANSGAIAGLVSLIGHIEIDMPNLVALSEEFLLERNPDQVALEYLFEIEDVRIGSTARKTIPLLVDLLKPLPDRPGAPPLAVRLLTQFADGNNANKLIMAETGALEALTKYLSLSPQDLTEATVSELLRILFSNSDLLRYEAAVSCTIQLIAVLHLGSRSARLSAARALNELFDAENIRDSEASIQAIQPLADMLGAALESEQQVAVSALIKLTSESDSKASLMADVEGNPLGSLHKILASSSPLELKSDAAELCFVLFGDPKFRALPIASECIEPLVMLMQSDAEQAVESAVCAFERLLDDEQLVELASAYDLVDLLVHLVCGSNQRLIDASICALIKLGKDRTPRKMDMVKAGIIENCLELLPTASSSLCSTIAELFRILTNSSAISKNPAAAKIVEPLFMVLLRSDFGLWGQHSALQALVNILEKPQSLAVLNLSPSQVIEPLISFLESPAQAIQQLGTELLSHLLAQEHFKKDITTKNAVVPLVQLAGIGILNLQQTAIRALENISLSWPKAVADAGGIFELAKVIVQDDPVPPVALWESAAMVLCNVLCSNSDYYFKLPLVVLVKMLHSTVESTVTLALNALIVYEKTDISSAELMAEAGVVDALLDLLRSHQCEEASGKLLEALFNNVQIRELKVSKYAIAPLAQYLLDPQTRSQSGRLLAALALGDLSQHEGLARASDSVSACRALISLLEDQPTEEMQMVAICALQNFVMRSRTNRRAVAEAGGILMVQELLLAPNSEIAVQASLLIRFLFSNHTLQEYVSNELIRSLTAALEKELWATATANEEILRTIHVIFSNFPKLHVSDAATLCIPHLVAALNSGEAAQDSVLTTLCLLKQSWSTMPMDVSTSQAMVAAEAIPILQMLMKTCPPSFHDRADNLLHSLPGCLTVTIKRANNLKQVMGGTNAFCQLTIGNGPSRQTKVVSNSTSPEWKEGFTWAFDVPPKGQKLHILCKSKNTFGKSSIGRVTIQIDKVVSEGTYSGLFSLSHDSNKDGSSRTLEIEITWSSRTSSEGE encoded by the exons ATGTCAAAATCTTCTTCCCCTGAATTGAGGGACAGGAAGGTTTCATCCTCTTCTCAGAAGACCAG TGAGGCCAATGAAACTGCTGAAATGGATGATCCGGAAAAGACAATGTCAAGGGTTGCTGAACTTATTGAGCAGCTGCATGGTAATAAATCTTCTTCACATGAAAAAGAACTTACTACAGCACGCTTGCTCGGCATATCCAAAGCAAGAAAGGAAGCACGAGGTCTTATTTGTTCGCATGGCCAAGCAATGCCACTATTCATATTCATTATGAGAAATGGCACTCCTTTGGCAAAAGTAAATGTTGCTGCAACcttatgtgtattatgtaaagATGACGACTTGCGGTTGAAGGTTCTTCTAGGTGGATGTATTCCACCTCTACTTTCACTGTTGAAGTCGGATTCCACTGAAGCAAGGAAGGCAGCTGCAGAAGCAATTTTTCAGGTGTCATCTAGTGGACTTTCGGATGATCCTATCGGCACTAAAATATTTGTTACAGAACGTGTAGTACCAACTTTGTGGGAGCAGCTTAATCCAAAACAGAAGCAGGATAAAACAGTAGAAGGATTTGTGACTGGGGCTTTGAGAAATCTCTGTGGTGATAAAGATGGACATTGGAAGGCAACTCTTGAGGGTGGTGGGGTTGACATTATTGTAGGACTTCTTTCTTCTGATAATGCTTCAGCTCAATCAAATGCAGCTTCTCTATTGGCCCGAGTGATGTTGGCATTCGGTGATAGCATTCCAAAAATAATTGATTCTGGAGCAATCAAAGCTCTCCTAAGCCTCTTACATCAGAAAAATGATGTAACTGTTCGTGCCAGTGCAGCTGAGGCTTTAGAGGTTCTTTCTCTAAAATCAACCAAAGCAAAGAAAGCTATTGTTGACTCACAGGGTGTGCCAATTCTCATAGGGGCTGTTGTAGCTCCTTCCAAAGAATGTATGCAAGGCGAAGGAGGGGAGATGCTCCAGTGGCACACAATAAAAGCTTTATCCAATATATGTGGTGGAATGTGTGCCCTCGTGTTGTATTTGGGTGAGCTTTCTCAGTCCCCAAGGTTAGCTGCTCCTGTTGCTGATATAATTGGGGCACTTGCTTATGCTCTTATGGTCTTTGAGCTCAACGCAGAAGAAGAACCTTTTGATGCAACGAAGATTGAGAATATTCTAATAATGCTCCTAAAGCCACGGGATAATAAGTTGGTCCAGGAACGTCTCCTTGAGGCCATGGCAAGTCTTTACGGCAATGCTTATCTGTCAAATCTGGTCCACCAATCAGAATCTAAGAAGGTTCTTACGGGCCTCATAACAATGGCCAGCGGTGATGTACAAGAGTATCTGATACTCTCCCTGATACAGTTATGTTGTGATGATGTGAGTGTCTGGGATGCAATTGGAAAGAGAGAAGGGATTCAGTTACTGATATCACTGCTGGGGTTATCCAGTGAACAACATCAAGAGTATGCTGTTGAGATGCTTGCTATCCTAACTGACCAAGTTGATGACAGCAAGTGGGCAATCACTGCCGCTGGTGGGATTCCGCCACTTGTTCAGTTACTAGAAATGGGGTCTCAGAAGGCTAAGGAAGATGCAGCACATGTTATGTATAACCTGTGCTGCCATAGTGAAGACATCCGTGCCTGCGTTGAAAGTGCTGGAGCTATACATTCGTTCTTGTGGCTTCTCAAAAATGGTGGACCAAAGGGGCAAGAAGCATCAGCTAGGACCCTAACAAAGCTAATCGCGACTGCTGATTCGGCTACCATAAATCAATTGCTAGTATTACTAAAGGGAGATTCACCAAGCTCAAAGGCCCATATAATTAAGGTGTTAGGTCATGTGCTTACCATGGCATCTCAGAATGACCTTGTGCGTAAAGGGGCTGCTGCTAACGAAGGGCTAAGGTCACTTGTCAAAGTTCTAAATTCCTCAAATGAAAAGACTCAAGAATATGCTGCCTCTGTCCTAGCTGACATATTCAGCACTCGACATGATATTTGTGATAGCCTCGCAACAGATGAAGTGGTTAATCCTTGCATGAAGCTTTTGACTAGCAATACTCCAGTTGTTGCAACACAGTCAGCTAGAGCCTTGGGTGCTTTGTCCCGTCCAACAAAAGCAAAATCTACAACCAAGATGCCTTATATTGCTGAAGGGGATGTAAGACCACTAATTAAGTTGGCCAAAACTGCATCTATTGATTCTGCAGAGACTGCAATAGCTGCTTTAGCCAATCTGTTGTCTGATCCAGAGATAGCTGCAGAAGCACTGGCTGAAGATGTTGTTTCAGCTTTGACCCGAGTTTTAGGAGAAGGATCGTTCGAAGGTAAGAAAAATGCATCACGTGCGCTTCATCAGCTATTGATGCATTTTCCAGTGGGAGATGTACTGATAGGAACTGCTCAGTGTCGATTTGCTGTTCTGGCTATTGCGGAATCCTTAAAAGCGATGAATGCAGATGGAACTGATGCTGCAGATGCTTTAGATGCTATTGCACTTCTTGCTAGGACAAAACAAGGCACACATTTGTCGTACAACCCATGGACTGCCCTTGCTGAAGTACCGTCTAGTTTAGAGCCTCTTATACATTACCTCTGTGAGGGATCTCCCCTAGTCCAAGATAAAGTAATAGAAATTTTATCCAGGCTTTGTGGAGATCAACCAATTCTGCTAGGTGACCTGTTAGTATCAAGATCCAGGTCGATAGGTGCATTGGCTGATAGAATAATGAATTCTAGCAGTCTAGAAGTAAGAGTTGGTGGGACAGCATTGGTCATTTGTGCTGCCAAGGAACATAAAGTTCAGTCAATGGATGCACTTTATGCATCTGGATACTTGAAACCTCTTATATATGCGTTAGTTGACATGATGAAGAAAAACTCCAATTGTTCTTCCTTAGAAATTGAAGTCAGAACCCCTAGGGGTTTCACTGAAAGGACtccatttggggaagaaaatgagtttGAGGTTCCTGATCCAGCAACAGTCTTGGGGGGTACTGTTGCCCTTTGGCTGCTATCAATAATTACATCATTTCATATAAATAGCAAGTCCACTGTTGTGGAAGCGGGGGGACTTGAGGCCCTTGCCGACAAGCTTGCTAGACACACTTCCACTCTACAG GCAGAGTTTGAAGATGCAGAGGGCATGTGGATCAGTGCGTTGCTTTTGTCTATATTATTCCAAGATGCCGACGTAGTATCCTCTCCAACAACCATGCGTTTTATACCCTTGCTTGCATATCTTCTGAAATCTGATGAAATGATAGACCGATTTTTTGCTGCTCAGGCAATAGCTAGTCTTGTTTGTCAGAGGGACAAGGGAATAAATCTTATTATTGCTAATTCAGGTGCAATTGCTGGTTTAGTGAGCTTGATTGGTCACATTGAAATAGATATGCCGAATCTTGTTGCTCTCTCCGAAGAATTTTTATTGGAAAGAAACCCTGATCAGGTTGCCCTGGAATATCTTTTTGAAATTGAAGACGTGAGAATTGGTTCCACTGCGCGCAAGACCATCCCTCTACTGGTAGATCTGTTAAAACCACTTCCGGATAGACCAGGTGCACCTCCATTGGCTGTGCGTCTCTTGACTCAATTTGCAGATGGTAATAATGCAAACAAATTAATCATGGCCGAAACTGGCGCGCTGGAGGCTCTAACAAAGTACTTATCTCTGAGCCCTCAAGACTTGACTGAGGCTACTGTTTCTGAGCTACTGAGAATACTATTCAGCAATTCTGACCTTCTCCGGTATGAAGCAGCCGTTAGTTGCACAATTCAACTGATTGCTGTTCTTCATTTGGGGTCAAGAAGTGCAAGGCTGAGTGCTGCTAGGGCTTTAAATGAACTTTTTGATGCTGAGAACATCCGAGATTCTGAAGCATCTATTCAAGCCATTCAGCCTTTAGCTGACATGCTTGGTGCTGCATTAGAAAGTGAACAACAAGTTGCTGTTAGCGCCTTGATTAAGTTGACCTCAGAAAGCGATTCAAAAGCATCACTGATGGCTGATGTAGAAGGGAATCCCCTTGGGAGTCTACATAAGAttcttgcttcttcttctcctttggaACTGAAAAGCGATGCTGCCGAGTTATGCTTTGTACTTTTTGGTGATCCAAAATTCAGAGCTTTGCCAATTGCTTCTGAATGCATAGAGCCCCTAGTAATGCTAATGCAATCTGATGCAGAACAAGCTGTGGAATCTGCAGTTTGTGCTTTTGAGAGGTTGTTGGACGATGAGCAGCTGGTGGAGCTTGCATCAGCGTATGATCTTGTTGATCTTCTAGTTCATCTGGTTTGTGGCTCAAATCAGCGGCTCATTGATGCGAGTATTTGTGCACTTATTAAGTTGGGTAAGGACCGAACTCCTCGCAAGATGGATATGGTCAAAGCAGGCATAATAGAAAATTGTCTTGAGCTGCTCCCAACTGCATCGAGTTCCTTATGCTCCACTATTGCAGAACTCTTCCGCATATTGACAAATAGTAGTGCTATTTCAAAAAACCCAGCTGCTGCAAAAATTGTAGAACCTCTCTTTATGGTTTTACTGCGGTCAGATTTTGGACTGTGGGGACAGCACAGTGCTTTGCAAGCTCTTGTAAACATTCTAGAGAAGCCACAAAGTCTTGCAGTTCTGAATCTTTCTCCTAGCCAGGTAATTGAGCCTCTCATTTCCTTTCTTGAATCCCCAGCTCAAGCTATCCAACAACTTGGAACCGAGTTATTATCTCATCTCCTTGCACAAGAGCATTTTAAGAAGGATATAACAACGAAAAATGCAGTAGTGCCTCTTGTGCAGCTCGCAGGCATTGGTATATTGAACTTGCAACAGACAGCAATTCGGGCTTTGGAAAATATCTCATTAAGCTGGCCAAAAGCAGTTGCTGATGCTGGTGGTATTTTTGAGCTTGCAAAGGTTATTGTTCAAGATGACCCTGTACCGCCTGTTGCCTTGTGGGAGTCAGCCGCTATGGTTCTCTGCAATGTCCTATGCTCTAACTCCGATTACTACTTCAAACTTCCGCTGGTGGTTCTCGTAAAGATGCTGCATTCAACAGTCGAGAGCACTGTTACTCTTGCGCTGAATGCACTTATAGTTTATGAAAAGACTGATATTTCAAGTGCAGAACTGATGGCTGAAGCTGGTGTAGTAGACGCCCTCTTGGATCTGCTAAGATCTCACCAGTGTGAAGAAGCATCAGGAAAATTGCTTGAAGCTCTTTTCAACAATGTCCAGATACGAGAGCTGAAGGTATCCAAGTATGCAATTGCACCTCTGGCACAATATTTGTTGGATCCACAGACTAGATCGCAATCTGGTAGGCTTCTTGCAGCTCTTGCTCTTGGTGACCTCTCTCAGCATGAAGGACTAGCTAGAGCGAGTGATTCTGTCTCAGCCTGTCGAGCTCTGATAAGTTTACTTGAAGATCAACCAACAGAAGAAATGCAAATGGTGGCAATTTGTGCATTGCAAAACTTTGTAATGCGCAGTAGAACCAACAGGAGAGCTGTTGCAGAAGCCGGTGGAATTTTAATGGTTCAAGAACTGCTTTTAGCCCCAAATTCAGAAATTGCAGTACAGGCATCTCTGCTCATAAGGTTTTTATTCTCAAATCACACGCTTCAAGAATATGTATCAAACGAGCTTATCAGATCTTTGACAG CTGCACTGGAGAAGGAATTATGGGCCACAGCAACTGCTAATGAGGAAATTCTGCGGACCATTCAtgtaatattttctaattttcccAAGCTCCATGTTTCTGACGCTGCTACACTTTGTATCCCTCATCTTGTGGCAGCATTGAACTCTGGTGAGGCTGCTCAGGATTCAGTATTGACCACACTATGCTTACTCAAGCAATCTTGGTCAACCATGCCGATGGATGTGTCTACGTCCCAAGCAATGGTTGCAGCTGAAGCCATTCCCATATTACAGATGCTAATGAAAACTTGCCCACCAAGTTTCCACGATAGAGCAGACAACCTGTTGCATAGCTTACCAGGTTGTTTGACAGTCACCATCAAGCGTGCAAACAATTTAAAACAGGTGATGGGAGGAACAAATGCTTTTTGTCAATTGACTATTGGCAATGGTCCATCACGGCAAACAAAG GTTGTGAGTAACAGTACGTCGCCAGAATGGAAAGAAGGCTTCACATGGGCTTTTGATGTACCGCCCAAGGGACAAAAGTTACATATCTTGTGCAAAAGCAAAAACACATTTGGGAAG AGCTCTATCGGGAGGGTAACAATCCAAATTGATAAAGTTGTTAGTGAAGGGACGTATAGTGGTCTTTTCAGCCTCAGCCATGACAGCAACAAGGATGGCTCATCACGGACGCTAGAGATTGAGATTACCTGGTCCAGTAGGACGTCCAGCGAAGGTGAGTGA